A single region of the Podospora pseudopauciseta strain CBS 411.78 chromosome 1, whole genome shotgun sequence genome encodes:
- a CDS encoding hypothetical protein (EggNog:ENOG503PYD3): MGSIPTVPDITSVHIVFQRHAESVAEVPTNLDYPPLESLEDLEHIVEKRRETVRTSFFLPDGLTNAGAQTCLDYNKDVPGKLDNVYLLVSSPCTRTIETIQGLCPSFQLVGPFHAPQGEPPMNPRVPELEKSIYVHPGLMEASTRPSDIPGIPTVRENAPSRQSVTFLRLKGGTDEDALTILNEQEVDITRMVWPEGVENRWQTDEDRTCAVTDIPDLASIDQAVKEARIWLREWAAKVLSVHQAQGRHDTPRIVVCTHGGILNFVTQEWRTQLEQRPSDGKWELRSPTVLDHLDATVWTFESATDEEAMLKELPQSEARYYARTLGQYYHHLGDDPSQLYLDVDGSVVDQRALQFEEIQEISAEVRDFGERWWTTLRILANWTGLENSQAEEDSLEWV; this comes from the coding sequence ATGGGTTCAATCCCAACCGTGCCCGACATCACATCAGTGCACATCGTTTTTCAACGACATGCCGAATCGGTTGCCGAGGTACCGACAAATCTCGACTACCCGCCACTAGAGAGTCTGGAGGACCTGGAACACATCGtcgagaagaggagagagaccGTGAGGACGAGTTTCTTCTTGCCGGATGGTTTGACGAACGCGGGGGCGCAGACCTGCCTGGATTACAACAAGGATGTGCCCGGGAAGCTAGACAATGTCTACTTGTTGGTCTCGTCGCCATGCACAAGGACGATAGAGACCATTCAAGGTCTCTGCCCATCCTTCCAGCTCGTGGGCCCCTTCCATGCCCCTCAGGGCGAGCCTCCTATGAACCCCAGGGTGCCAGAGCTTGAGAAGAGCATCTACGTCCATCCCGGCCTTATGGAAGCGTCGACAAGACCATCGGACATACCCGGAATACCGACTGTTCGCGAGAATGCCCCTTCGCGACAGTCGGTAACATTTTTGAGACTCAAGGGCGGCACGGATGAAGATGCTCTTACCATTCTCAATGAGCAGGAGGTGGATATTACCCGGATGGTTTGGCCAGAGGGTGTCGAGAACAGATGGCAGACGGATGAAGATCGGACCTGTGCTGTTACCGACATCCCGGATCTTGCCAGCATTGACCAGGCAGTGAAGGAGGCTCGGATCTGGCTCCGGGAGTGGGCCGCCAAAGTCCTGTCGGTTCATCAAGCACAAGGGAGGCATGACACCCCACGGATTGTAGTCTGCACTCACGGCGGCATACTCAACTTTGTCACCCAGGAGTGGCGAACCCAACTGGAGCAAAGGCCTTCAGATGGGAAGTGGGAGCTTCGATCTCCCACAGTGCTCGACCACCTCGACGCAACGGTATGGACCTTCGAGTCGGCaacggatgaggaggcgatgTTGAAGGAGTTGCCCCAGTCCGAGGCAAGATACTATGCCCGCACACTCGGTCAATACTACCACCATCTGGGCGACGACCCCAGCCAACTTTACTTGGATGTAGATGGATCAGTTGTCGACCAAAGGGCTCTCCAATTCGAAGAGATCCAGGAAATATCGGCAGAGGTGCGCGATTTTggagagaggtggtggacgaCGTTGAGGATTCTCGCCAACTGGACGGGACTTGAAAACAGTCAAGCTGAGGAAGACTCACTGGAGTGGGTTTAA
- a CDS encoding hypothetical protein (COG:S; EggNog:ENOG503Q4FQ), protein MPPKEDTRNANNSPDDDDGQATVDPRGLAPAWAANRTDLIESLPFFRQAQQGIYQHNKIIRGVLLDGREGEHSHFDDDIVIIKLDAGGDITNSGYMRQSTSRLEAAQRAKDEQSPVGLILGKCQSNPNDPTLLMHRKAKLQILYFQGSNSDNLHLRIAPAKPCRYAVLGEYVLTDLWHEYQEGGDATVTMARYQRRQFLQPPWWKANNIASARYRDQKQRQVQIISDRKPTRSRVCEECGEPSPKRYKVWVCANPRCEKFSTAENGEVLSEDVLFSTHWLLERVASTGEAGLDFGSNRLRRPTQLTDMRKGSVCPKCRKCVSRFHWASWICEGPYGCGHAVSLTVDIPELQNLLKERSRGFTQARHPFHSLHDPRNLEREYISHGITFIEFKHEMPGGSVIKLLKSRPPRTATPGTIFDDLFNSIIWEANHGSHLDLQRHTASNRFTGTRINRYEISFGEKGDPSAFYPVVPLENAPASVQTVLEILTELLEEDIQDTTVKRTEKTQEPWLLTVTAYVGGEQKEYFKPAGYNRAGDVTATLCLGSPVRMRWRYSPDYWNHTQAGRVLDGSPLPETKHFAALQQLKGRKMSRGEYKKQRQEILDSSDGQSRPRNEIPTYLTADLTHGDILITEGDAIGSRFDSAVEPQGLLHIRLTTFRVQDGGDDGRGRENSAARRSTSRSRSRGGNSARATKAQRVSSRTRGTPERTLKRITKGPSKTRRGSSENRQEESAVEAESSTPSVPRRRGRKAGSRQKNQKRKSTSSDPSKTPNLKTRRAAKEARDRTKAQSGHSESVSSSNVSIMSSSDGEDQIPKRQKTQATLTTKTVSAPTGPKLKSILRTAASMKPKRTSKTSRSDSPDILTTLQPSSIAATTSKLRSNSPDILTTSHQPSHTASGHIPTLSRRRFIYKTPKKPQTSPLNAREIEYVETILHPGPVPTDLNSTTKVLNKINPPGLEGRSVPPLPVPLRRNPRPVIPSSILKPRCGSAAPVVGSKSPEKRTAQHLPWEIDTLGVPVPPTLLSNPIQDQERTGGTGESKANHLAPTSPNTHESPTSSNPQVKTPLLPSPPPLKITIENNSLVSPPISSTPTRHLPATARRTSTTIPPASPTLNRQRSLQLQDPNLKVITISPSPSPSPAPEPQPSAQNHDRNSSSSSSSSSSEDEDDNGASYKLPAPDTTRSRSRSRSLWGRLWGS, encoded by the exons ATGCCACCAAAAGAGGACACTCGCAATGCTAATAATAGtcccgatgatgatgatggccaaGCTACGGTTGACCCTAGAGGTCTAGCGCCAGCATGGGCAGCAAACAGGACGGATCTGATTGAAAGTCTTCCTTTCTTTAGGCAAGCGCAACAGGGGATCTATCAACATAACAAAATAATACGTGGGGTATTGCTTGATGGCCGCGAGGGGGAACACAGCCACTTTGACGACGATATAGTCATCATAAAACTCGATGCCGGCGGTGACATTACCAATTCTGGCTACATGCGACAATCCACATCCAGGCTGGAGGCGGCACAAAGAGCCAAAGATGAGCAGAGTCCTGTTGGGCTGATTCTTGGTAAATGCCAATCTAACCCTAACGACCCAACTTTGTTGATGCACCGTAAAGCTAAGCTGCAAATTCTCTATTTTCAAGGATCCAATTCCGACAACCTACACCTCCGAATAGCACCCGCCAAGCCATGCAGATACGCGGTGCTCGGAGAATATGTTCTAACCGATCTCTGGCATGAGTATCAAGAAGGTGGAGATGCCACAGTGACGATGGCCCGGTACCAGAGACGGCAGTTCCTTCAACCACCGTGGTGGAAGGCCAACAATATTGCCTCGGCTCGCTATCGAGATCAAAAGCAACGTCAGGTGCAAATTATCAGCGACCGAAAACCCACACGCAGCAGAGTTTGCGAAGAATGTGGAGAACCATCACCGAAAAGATACAAAGTCTGGGTGTGCGCCAACCCACGATGTGAGAAATTCTCAACGGCAGAAAACGGGGAGGTTTTGTCCGAGGATGTTTTATTCTCCACGCATTGGCTGCTTGAGAGGGTAGCATCAACCGGCGAGGCAGGCCTTGACTTCGGATCCAACCGACTCAGACGCCCAACACAGCTAACTGACATGCGAAAGGGGTCAGTCTGCCCTAAATGCAGGAAATGTGTTTCGCGATTCCACTGGGCGTCGTGGATCTGTGAAGGACCATACGGGTGCGGTCACGCCGTCTCTCTGACTGTCGATATACCAGAACTCCAAAACCTCTTGAAAGAACGATCAAGAGGTTTCACTCAAGCCAGACATCCATTTCACAGCCTCCACGATCCCCGAAACCTTGAGCGGGAATACATCAGCCACGGGATTACTTTCATTGAGTTTAAGCATGAAATGCCCGGTGGAAGCGTgatcaagctcctcaagtCCCGACCCCCCCGTACAGCTACCCCAGGCACGATATTCGACGATCTATTCAACAGTATCATCTGGGAGGCCAATCACGGAAGCCACCTTGATCTCCAGCGCCATACAGCGTCGAATAGATTCACAGGCACCAGGATCAACAGATACGAGATCAGCTTTGGAGAGAAAGGGGACCCGAGTGCATTTTATCCAGTGGTCCCTTTGGAAAATGCACCCGCGTCTGTTCAAACGGTGCTTGAAATACTCACAGAGCTGTTGGAGGAAGATATACAGGATACGACGGTGAAGCGTACTGAAAAGACCCAGGAGCCCTGGTTGTTGACAGTCACCGCGTACGTGGGCGGTGAACAAAAGGAATATTTCAAGCCTGCTGGATATAACAGAGCCGGAGACGTGACGGCAACCCTGTGCTTGGGAAGCCCGGTGAGAATGAGATGGCGATACAGCCCTGATTACTGGAACCACACTCAGGCAGGACGGGTGCTAGATGGCTCCCCGTTACCAGAAACGAAGCACTTCGCCGCTCTACAACAACTCAAGGGAAGAAAAATGTCGCGCGGTGAATACAAAAAGCAGAGACAGGAGATACTGGACAGTTCTGATGGTCAATCACGGCCTCGCAATGAGATTCCGACATATTTGACTGCTGATTTGACGCATGGTGATATCCTGATCACAGAGGGTGATGCGATAGGGTCGCGCTTTGACTCGGCGGTGGAGCCACAGGGACTTTTACACATTCGACTGACAACGTTCAGGGTACAagatggcggtgatgacggaagaggaagagaaaacaGCGCGGCGAGACGGAGCACCTCTCGAAGTCGCTCAAGGGGAGGCAATTCCGCACGAGCCACAAAGGCTCAGAGGGTGTCTTCTAGAACGAGAGGAACGCCGGAAAGAACATTAAAACGGATTACAAAGGGTCCCTCCAAAACACGGAGAGGCTCTTCCGAAAAccgacaagaagaaagcGCAGTGGAAGCAGAGAGCTCAACGCCATCCGTACCAAGACGTCGAGGCAGAAAAGCTGGTTCTCGCCAGAAGAatcagaaaagaaagagcaCGTCATCAGATCCCTCCAAAACGCCCAATTTGAAAACAAGGAGAGCGGCAAAGGAAGCAAGGGAT AGGACAAAAGCTCAATCGGGACACTCGGAATCAGTGTCCTCTTCGAATGTGTCCATAATGTCTTCCTCCGATGGCGAAGACCAAATACCCAAAAGGCAAAAGACACAAGCTACGCTTACTACAAAAACCGTGAGTGCCCCAACGGGGCCTAAGCTTAAGTCGATTCTCAGAACTGCCGCCAGTATGAAACCGAAGAGAACCTCGAAAACATCGAGGTCAGACTCCCCCGACATACTCACGACTCTTCAACCATCTAGTATTGCCGCCACGACCTCAAAACTGAGGTCAAACTCACCCGACATACTCACTACCTCACACCAACCATCTCACACTGCCTCTGGACACATTCCAACTCTTTCACGGAGAAGATTCATATATAAAACCCCTAAAAAGCCACAAACCAGTCCACTAAACGCGAGAGAAATAGAATATGTCGAAACAATCTTGCACCCAGGTCCCGTGCCAACCGACTTGAATTCCACGACCAAGGTTCTGAACAAGATTAACCCACCTGGTCTTGAGGGAAGGTCTGTACCGCCGTTGCCTGTACCGCTCAGGCGCAACCCTCGGCCTGTGATACCATCATCAATACTGAAACCTAGGTGCGGAAGTGCTGCTCCTGTCGTTGGCTCAAAGTCACCTGAGAAGcgcacagcacagcacttACCTTGGGAAATCGACACACTAGGGGTTCCTGTTCCTCCCACGCTGCTGTCAAACCCAATACAGGACCAAGAGCGTACGGGCGGCACTGGAGAGTCCAAAGCAAATCATCTCGCACCCACAAGTCCGAACACCCACGAGTCTCCCACCTCTTCAAATCCCCAAGTCAAGACGCCCCTCCTTCCCAGCCCACCGCCTCTCAAAATTACCATCGAGAACAACAGCCTCGTCAGCCCCCCAATCAGCAGCACCCCCACACGACATCTTCCGGCCACCGCTCGAAGGacaagcaccaccatcccacccgCCAGCCCAACCCTCAACCGCCAGCGTTCCCTACAACTGCAAGACCCAAACCTCAaagtcatcaccatctcgccctctccatccccctccccagccccagAGCCTCAACCTTCAGCCCAAAACCATGACCGaaacagctcctccagctcatcctcatcctcatccgaagacgaagacgacaacGGCGCCTCGTACAAACTACCGGCCCCGGACACGACGcggtcgaggtcgaggtcgaggtcgcTGTGGGGAAGATTGTGGGGGTCGTGA
- the ADH1_1 gene encoding alcohol dehydrogenase (EggNog:ENOG503NW0B; COG:Q) — protein sequence MAPDIPKEQKAQVITADGVMTLKTIPVPTPGPQEILIHILYSGVCHTDLHALNNDWPLPRKTPLVGGHEGAGVVVAKGSLVASGQGVDVGDYVGIPWLNSTCHHCTFCMQAQEMLCSEAQLSGYTVDGSFQQYAVANASHVAKIPKDKGVELDAAAPILCAGLTVYTGLKQSEARPGQYVAIVGAGGGLGSLATQYAKAMGLHVIAIDGGPEKGESCKKLGAEVYVDYLKSKDLVADVKAATADGLGPHGVLLLAPMEKPFQQATGYVRSHGTVVCIGMPAGAKVSMPVFDTVVRMVQVKGSYVGNRQDMVEAIDFFLRGLVRAPVKVVGMSELGGVFDAMRENKVVGRYVLDTSR from the exons ATGGCCCCCGATATCCCCAAAGAGCAGAAGGCTCAGGTCATCACGGCCGATGGCG TGATGACGTTAAAAACCATCCCCGTCCCCACTCCGGGCCCCCAAGAAATCCTGATCCATATTCTGTACTCGGGCGTCTGCCACACCGACCTCCACGCCCTCAACAACGACTGGCCCCTGCCCCGCAAGACCCCCCTGGTGGGCGGTCACGAAGGCGCCGGCGTCGTGGTGGCCAAAGGAAGCCTGGTTGCTTCGGGCCAGGGCGTCGATGTCGGAGACTACGTGGGGATCCCCTGGCTCAACTCCACCTGCCACCACTGCACCTTTTGCATGCAAGCTCAGGAGATGCTTTGCAGCGAGGCGCAGCTCTCGGGGTACACGGTCGATGGCAGCTTCCAGCAGTACGCTGTCGCCAACGCCTCGCATGTGGCCAAGATCCCCAAGGATAAAGGGGTTGAGTTGGACGCTGCTGCGCCCATCCTGTGTGCGGGTCTGACGGTCTACACTGGGCTCAAGCAGAGCGAGGCCCGGCCGGGGCAGTATGTGGCCATTGTGGgcgcgggtggtggtttgggaagTTTGGCGACACAGTACGCCAAGGCTATGGGCCTACACGTCATTGCTATTGACGGGGGTccggaaaagggggagagcTGCAAGAAGTTGGGGGCCGAGGTGTATGTGGATTATTTGAAGAGCAAGGACCTGGTGGCGGATGTCAAGGCGGCCACGGCGGATGGGCTGGGACCGCATGGGGTTTTGCTACTGGCCCCGATGGAGAAGCCGTTTCAACAGGCGACCGGGTATGTGAGATCTCATGGGACGGTGGTTTGTATTGGCATGCCAGCGGGTGCCAAGGTGAGCATGCCGGTGTTCGACACcgtggtgaggatggtgcaGGTGAAGGGGTCTTATGTTGGGAACAGACAGGATATGGTGGAGGCGATAGACTTCTTCCTCCGTGGGCTGGTGAGGGCACCGGTCAAAGTGGTGGGTATGAGCGAGCTCGGTGGTGTGTTTGATGCCATGAGGGAGAACAAAGTGGTGGGAAGGTATGTACTGGATACCAGTCGGTAA